aaatatatattataaaaataatttttttatctctttttagtctcgtattataatatattaattatttatatttatattttattttattaattaaaattattattattattattttactattttagtatccaaaatttaaatttgcatagcCCAATATCTCAGGGCCCGCCCTAATGACGATCATGCGAGGATTGTCTGGTCTGTTAGCTGTAGCCTTCTTCATTGGTATCAACTGCAATAGATCAAAGTCATAAGCCTTAAGGATTTCTTTGAATTCGattattttttcatcttttcactttattttattctgaaaataaacacacaaaaattattataaacataaaatttattttactttattttattttattttaaagctacataaataattattttaaaaggttaTCGCATtttcctaaataattttgtgtgaaatcttttaaaataatttagaatttaatgaattttttttttcaaattatttatttaattttattttggtcttaatttagaattaattaataaaataattattcaaataattatttaattttattttagaaattattttaaatttatgaatacaacatttataaaaaaatcattttatatttataaatttgagtggTAAAATTATAGTGCgtaaaaaaatgaatcaatttAATGCATGTTTAATCATAAAGAGTATTTAATTGATAACTCATCAAAAAAAGacaatatatgaatataaaatttgtcTTCTTCTCAACATAAATGAATTTAACAAATGTGTCCAtcaccattattattattattattattattattattatgttgcaTCTGCGAATCCAACTCTCAATCTTTCATAGTCAAATATTGTGTGATAACGACCCATGAATATGTCTCCCAAAATCCTTCATAgatcaaattaatcataatcAAAGGTTGATGAATTAATACATAATTGTCTagacaattttaataaaactgaTTAAGTGTATTTTCTAgctttttaaactaaaaaattataatttgactaAAACATCAAAGAtctcaaattaaacattttaatgtttaaaaataaaattaatcttaacacactaataattcaaataaaagagtATTTGAATAAGATATTAAAGATCTCGTGATTAAGAATCCTTTAAAGTGAGATTGCCACTAAGTATGAGATTTGTTTTACCTTcttaattttatcaataaatttttcaattttttatttatttttgtaagtaaagagaagagaaagagattATGACAAACCAGAAAGGTCCAAGAGGAGGAGCAATATCATAGGGCATAAAGCCACTTATGCAACCACCTCCAATAGTCTTCAATACATACTGATTgaggataaataaaatatttattaataagaacacaaaatatataacaattaagataaataagatAGACATATATTTACCTCCTTAGGTGAGAGTGTAAAATTTCTACCACcaattaaaaatgaaactaTAGGCATTGAGGAAATTCGCAAACAGTTCACAGTTGATTGCCTTTGTCGATTTTGTGGCATCGAATCACATAGCTGATGTAAACATTCTTTTTATCATTCATTTGATTcatatgttaattttaattattttatgtgaGAATAATAACTATTTACCTCATCAacgtaatttaaaataacatcttttgtttgatttctcTTATGCTGACTTTCCATCCACACAACTATCATTTCACAAGTATTGCacctaaatatattttttttacttttctttctATCAACTCGGCATAATCCAATTAGGGAACAAATTTTCATAGGTTTCTcctattaaaagttaaaacaatattagaatttgtgtattttaagaaaaattagatttcaaaaataaaaataacaaacctGTACTAGGAGCATGTTCAGAATGGTTTGTCCATACATTCTTACAATTGACTTGCATTTAGGGTTATCTTCTCTATCGGCTCCAATTTCATGGTTTAGCATGGTAATCACAAcctacatttataaaaataattcataatttatcgGCCATTgtaagaacaaaaaaaaaaatatttttcagttTTACATACAGTTGGACCTAACAATAAAGAACATCCAGAATCTGCCAATGCAGAAAAACCAGAAATACCtggaaaatatattatatagtcaAATATGACATgttctctctttttttcttcaataCACAACCATGACCTCCTGTTAAATAATATCtcttaatttaagaaataacgGATGAAAGAGCTCACCTATTGGTTTACCGTTGACGGAGACATCACCCATATCAAACTAGTAGAGCAAACAAACTATAAGGATATAAAATAAACaaccataaaaaataaaatatgtatataaatttccCAACCTGCCAATAACCCTTGCGAATCACAGGAACATAAGTATGGTTCCCCGTGTAATGTCTTGAATCAAACCCACCAAACACAAGTTCACCtcctttctcttcttttatttttctatttagcCAAAATGAGAACACTGGATTCCGAATCAGACCCTGTTTCATCATGTTGTACCTGCAAATGTCAGTGGTTACTCATCATTTTAAGAGGAATAtcctaataaatttaatttaacataagATAGTATATACCATATTGGAACAACACCTCGGGATGATATCTCCTGAAATCCAAGGCCAAGAATGCCATCATACTTGGTAATCTTATGCACAGAACCGTACAGTCTTGTTGCTTCAATGAAGTTCTGTAGTTGTAGTAAACTTAAGTATGATGATGATTTGGAAAGTCTATGAAAGGATATGTTGTATAGATATAATAACCTGATTCTTAATTGTTAAACCACCAACTAAAACATCGTCTTGGCTAATCTTGCCAGATATTGAACCTGAACCATAGCCTATTCTAGCAGATGTTCCTTTGCAAATCAACAACATTATTATGTTTCAAGTCAATTATCACATTCCTGCTTAATTGCttacataaatttatttctataaaagttGCAACAGACACCAACCGTTCTTTTTATACGTTCTTGAACGACGGGCATAGTATTTGGAATGGTAATAACATGCACGCTGCAGCAGAACAAAGaaaaatttaacataattttctcCCCTCTAGTATAATAATCTTGTGTATAAATATGATCAGACTTACGGAAAAGTAGCACTTTGAGGAAGTTATCCACAAATTAGAGCTTCCTGTATCAAAAAGCACAGTGAATTTCTGTGGTGGTGTACCGATTGAAATCTCACCATAGTACTGTACGTTCTCGTAGTTCTTTAGCCCTACAATGACGGTATCATTTTGAGAATCCGGTATTTGCGTTGTACGTCGAGCATCGATCATGTTGTTTTCATCTAACTTAAACTTTTTGAGTCCAATTCTAACGAATCCATCGTTGGATTCAGAAAACACCAGCTGATCAAGAAGGAGGGATGAAAGAAAAAGAGTGATAACTGCTACTCTAAACTTTGTTCCCATGCTTGATCACCTGCAAAGTTGATTCAGAAAATGCAGAAAACGATCGACTAATTAACTAACACGACATGTATAAGATAACTCACCTACAGACGCCTCCGTAGCAAAACGAAGACGCAATGAATGTGAGAAGTAGAAGTGCAAGAAGAATGACGATTTGGAAATATTGGATGATTTCTAGAGCTGAAAAGATGGCGTTCACTGTATGATTGGGTTAGTGACTACGGAAAAGCATCGGTAAAGAAAATGAACCAGATTTAGTGTTATATTCTCTGAATCCGACCATttcaataatcaaattttaggttcacattcatttttcaatctttaaaatcttgaattttggtaatcaaatttcataacttactctattttttaattaaccacatatatatccaaattaaccacagctctcgacccggcaatccggacactttcaaaattaagcatcattatatacatatagattagttagttaaaaaatcattatatggTCAAAAAACGAGAAATCCGTATAAATAATAGAAGGATACCTGTATCAGGACCACCGACTGAAAGATCTTATTATGTGACtctttattagaaaaatgaaaaacaattttAGATTCAGTAACTTCATCTCTTTTATGCTAAAAAGGGGATGAACATGGACTCGAAAAGACATCACCAAAACAATCGAAAGATATGAGTATCAAACGATCTATCAAAGATTGGGTGAATTATTCGGATCACAAAAATTTAGGATAAAAAATTTGACCCGACTAAATAAGATGTCGCATCGAACAAAATATAACACCAACTCAAATCTAAGTGtgataaagaaaaacaaaataccTCTGATACTAGAATAGTCATGGGTGAATAAAGGTCTTTCCaacttttcttaaattttttactacatataaaagaaaaaaaaatgttatatatatattattattacactattaactttttatatatatatatatatatatatatatatatatatatataaattgaaaatatgttCCTTTTAGTCCATcggatgattttttttaacatcGGAGGCCCTGTTTTTTCTTTATACTACTCAGATTTGAGATGATGTTGTATTTTGTTCGATACAACATCTTATTTAGCATGATTGAATTATCCCGGTTTTTTGTCGAGTCCGTGTTTGTCCCATTTTTAGCAGTAAAGGAGACAAAATTGTcgaattttgagttatttttcatgtttttactaatgagttatttgatttgatatttaatatggAGGCTCTCTTACAAATATCCTCCCATAATTTGtacaaatatcttattattttggCCATATATGTAGATGGTCgattattatttgaaatgacATTTTTCAACGTTACTTACTAACCATCAgctaaagataattttaactgCCACTTAGAAGAGATTCTCCTTATCCTGTTTTATTGGTTTATTTGACTTTCTACTTCAAcgttcattttttaaaaacaaattacaatattgttagatattttcagttataaattttaattttttaaattgttattactatttaatatcaatggtttttattgattttgtaagttttattttacattattgttaattaattttctatatgtAACttccaattaatttaataagaattaaatatttatcaaaaaaaaactttatatacataataatatttatttttaatttatttttctcttttatatagttatacttttttttttattaaaatgagtttataatatttttattttcaatataaacaaaaacattttacACCTAAGTCTACGGActttataaattgaatatttctCTTCATTTTAAAATCACTTATTCTTCTCTCTATTAATTATCTTTTCTCAACGGCTCAACctcattaattttaatgatCTTCTCTTTCaagttttaacatttaattatcATTTCTTATTTAATCTACATTTTTTCTACTAATCACTAATGGAAAAAATTTTGGAAGTTCTTTTTCTAGTGATGCAACCACGATGAAGAAGACATGTCATTAAAGATGTCTCGCCATttcatcatcaagaagatgaagatgtcATTAAAGATGTCTCGCCATTTCATCATCAagaggatgaagatgatgaattCCAAGTCGATGATGAAACCCAATAACAAGTTCCAAATATGGTTGCGCCTTCAGTTGATACAACATGATCAGGTAACACTAACACTAAGAGACGTCGGACATTTGGATTAATGAACAATATCAAGGTTGTATGCGAGAAACTGAAGGCACATCTGATACCAATTCCGACGAAAGTGTAGGAGACAACTGATTATAGAACATTTCAGATTTAATCTAAGCCAAGTTAGAACTACGCGAGGGTCTAGTTTTTTACAAATTTGAGGTATGCATTGTAAGATACGTAGGCAACTCGAAAGGGTGTGAccctatatttttaaaaattatttttttagaaggCTAACAAGGTTGTTATACGGTCCGGTCCAGCCCGTTGGCACGGTACGATACGGAACGGCTCGGCACGGGAAGCACGGAGTCCCGGGAAGCACGGTATGGTAAGGCACGACACGTCTCAGCACGGGAAGCACGGCACGGCTCGACACGACATGAGCCAACAGGCCGGGCTGGACCAAGATATTTTACTGTTAGGCACAGCACGAGCACGACACGATTAACATGAGGTACGGCACGACATGTATCACTGTTTGGCACGACAGGATGGGACGGGCCAACCTGATGCCGACCTCTAATTTATGTGTTGCAGCTTTGTTTTCATTTCAGCAGATGACGCGATAGGTTGGCGTCCGTTGGATGTCTATGGTTATGGTTGTCTAGTCTATTGTAGCCTTCTTCGTTGATATCGACTCCACTAATCAAAGTCATCTTAAGTCTTATTGATTTGTTTGAATTCAATTAACTTTCATCATTTTTTGACTTTGTTTTAATCCAAAATacataacatttattaataaacataaaatttatttttcttatttttattgtaaagataaataaataattattttgaaatttaaatggctatcacattttttaaataattgtttaatttatttaaaatcttttaatattaatttagaatttaattaatatttattttctaaattatttatttaattttattttggccttaatttggaattaattaatacaataattattctcaaataattatttaattttattttgataattattttaaatttatgaatacaacatttatataaaaattaaaaatattatttaatatttataaataagaaggtaaaattttagtgtttacttatttaattttaatgtatcTTTATTCTCAAGAGTATTTAATTGATAACCCAACAATAAACTGAATATGAATATAACTATTGTAAATGAAACAAATTTGTCTTCttctcaaaataaatgaatttaacaaTGTGtccaatattattattattattattattattatacttctTCTGTTGCATCCGCAAATCCAACTCTCGATTCTCCCGATTCTCCATAGTCAAATACGGTGTGGTAACGACCCATGAATATGTCCCCCAAAATCCTTCAAGGATCACATTAATCATAATcatgattaatgaattaatacATAATTGTCTAGACAAGTTTGATATATTATGAGAAAACTGATGATGTATATTTTCTAgctttttaaactaaaaatttataattggactaaaaaatcaaatatctcaaattaaatattttaatatttaaaaataaaattaatcttaacCCACATATAGTTTAAATAAAAGAGTATTTGAATAAGATGTTCAAAGATACGGTGATTAAGAATCTTTAAAGTAGGATAGCCACTCAGTATTGTTCTACCTTCTTAATTTCGTCAAtaaatgtttcaattttttatttatttttgcaagTAAAGAGAAATGAAAGATATTATGACAAACCAGAAAGGAGGAGAAATATCTAATGATGTAAAGCCACTTATGCAATCATCTCCATTTTTCCATACATACTGATTCAcgaacaaattaaatatttatcaattagaACATAAAATATGATGTaacaattaagataaataagatataaatatatttacctCCTTAGATGAGAGTGTAAAATTTCTACCAccaattaaaaatgaaacaatagGCATTGAGGAAATTCGCAAACAGTTCACAGTTGATTGCCTTTGTCGATTTTGTGGCATCGAATCACATAGCTGATGTAaacattctttttattatttatttgattcatatgttaattttaattatttcatgtAAGAATAATAACTATTTACCTCATTAACGTAGTTTAAAataacatcttttgtttgattccTCTTATGCTGACTCTCCATCCACACAACTATCATTTCACAAGTATTGCACTTAAATATTCTTCTACTATTATTACTTTTCTTTCCATCAATTCGGCATAATCCACTTAGGGAACAAATTTTCTCACgtttcttttattaaaagataAGACAATATTAGAATTTGTATTTTAAGGAAAATCAGatttcaacaacaaaaataacaaaccTTTACTAGGAGCATGTTCAGAATAGTTTGTCCATGCATTCTTACAATTGACTTGCATTTAGGGTTATCTTCTCTGTCGACTCCAATTTCATGGTTTAACATGGTAATCACAACCTACACTTatgaaaataattcattatttatcgACCATTGTaagaacaacaaaataaaactatttttcaGATTTACATACAGTTGGACCAAACAATAAAGAACATCCAGAATCCGCTATGGCATTAAAACCAGAAACACCTGGAAAATGTACTATATAGTCAACAAATGACa
This is a stretch of genomic DNA from Impatiens glandulifera chromosome 4, dImpGla2.1, whole genome shotgun sequence. It encodes these proteins:
- the LOC124935931 gene encoding aspartic proteinase A1-like gives rise to the protein MGTKFRVAVITLFLSSLLLDQLVFSESNDGFVRIGLKKFKLDENNMIDARRTTQIPDSQNDTVIVGLKNYENVQYYGEISIGTPPQKFTVLFDTGSSNLWITSSKCYFSRACYYHSKYYARRSRTYKKNGTSARIGYGSGSISGKISQDDVLVGGLTIKNQNFIEATRLYGSVHKITKYDGILGLGFQEISSRGVVPIWYNMMKQGLIRNPVFSFWLNRKIKEEKGGELVFGGFDSRHYTGNHTYVPVIRKGYWQFDMGDVSVNGKPIGISGFSALADSGCSLLLGPTVVITMLNHEIGADREDNPKCKSIVRMYGQTILNMLLVQEKPMKICSLIGLCRVDRKKSKKNIFRCNTCEMIVVWMESQHKRNQTKDVILNYVDELCDSMPQNRQRQSTVNCLRISSMPIVSFLIGGRNFTLSPKEYVLKTIGGGCISGFMPYDIAPPLGPFWILGDIFMGRYHTIFDYERLRVGFADAT